The sequence below is a genomic window from Sphingobacterium sp. ML3W.
GGAGCTGGCGTAATGCCGTCCGCTATAAAACTTTGGAACTCTCTTGGAATATTTCCTATCAATTGGGGCATAAGTTCCTGCGCAATTCTTTTGATAATAACCTGTTTTTAAACAGTGATGTTGGGCATAAAGATTATGCGTTACGTTGGCAAAAACCAGGTGATGAACTAAAAACTGATGTACCCGCTTTTAAATATCCTGCAGATCTAGGAAGTCAAGTGTTTATGCGTTCTTCTGCTTTAGTGGAGAATGGTGGGCAAATCAAACTGCGGGATATACAGTTGAGTGTAGATATACCATTTGCTAATAAGTTCAAAATGAAGAATTGCCGTGTATACGCTTATATCCAAAACGTCGGCACCATCTGGCGGGGTAATAAGCTGGGGATAGACACGGAGTATGGTTCCAATATACCTGATGCGATGATGTCTTCGTTAGGTTTAAGTTTTAATCTTTAATACCCGAAATTATGAAAATATACATTTCTATTTTTAGTATCTCTACGCTATTGTCTTTTTGTTGCTGTACTGATTTTTTAGAGGTAAAGCCCGATATCAAAATGGTTATCCCTAATAGTCTAGCGGATGCTGAGCTTTTACTAAACGATTATTCTACCATGAATACAGGCTATCCAGTATATGGCGAATTATCTGCTGATGAATACTATGTAGCTTTGGAAACATTCGATGGCATGCTAGATTTTGATCAGCGTAATACTTATACTTGGATGGATATCATCTATGATGATGTAGCACAATGGCAAAGACCTTACAAAGCAGTTTTCAATGCCAATCAGGCATTGGAGATTATTAATAATAACAGTGCTGATACTAAGATAGATATTAAAAAGTAAACAACTTGGCGGGTATTGCATATTTCTTTCGTGCATTTGCCTTCCAGCAATTGGTCGAAGTGTTTGCGCCTGCCTATCGAGAAGTAACTGCTGCAACTGAAATGGGCATCCCATTACGATTGAATCCAGGTATTGATGATCCTTCTGTTCGCGCATCACTACATGAAACTTACGATCAAATTATAAAGGATTATCAAAATGCAGCCCATAAACTACCACTTATCGAAGGAATAAAGGGAAGGCCTTCGCGTGCAAGTGCATATGCGGGTTTGGCAAGAACCTACTTGGTGATGGGGCAATATGAAAATGCCTTTTTATATGCAGACTCCTGTTTGCAGTTGAAAAGTGAGCTGATGAATTTTAATGATTTAGATAAGGACAGGGATTTACCAATTGATCGGTTCAATGTGGAAGTACTATTCGCTGCGGGTTCTACAACTGCTGTACCTATGAGCCTTAATGTCGGTTTGGTTGATTCGATGCTATACAAAAGTTATTTGTCGGATGATTTAAGAAAAAGTATTTTCTTTAGTAAGAACACGTATCCAGTAGATTCATATGGTTTCAAAGGAAGCTATGATAATGCTATGGCAAGTTTGTTTGTGGGTTTCACAACAAGTGAAGTTTACTTAATCAAAGCGGAAGCAGCTGCAAGAATTGGAAAAATAGATGCGGCCTTGGTAGCATTGAATACTTTGTGTGAAAGTCGATTTGAACGAGGTACATATGTAATTGTTAAAGAGCAAAAACCCGAATTGCTGTTACCCTTGATTTTGAAAGAAAGACAAAAAGAATTGGTTTTCCGTGGTCGTCGCTGGTCGGATCTAAAAAGATTGAATCTGGAAACTCGTTATCAGAAAAAGTTGAAGCGGGAGATGCATGGTATAGTCTATCAACTGGAACCCAATAGTCGAAAATATGCCTACCGGCTCCCTGAAATCGTGATTAATAATGGAAAACTATCGCAAAATAAAAGGTAATCCTACAAAATAAGATAATATGAAATATTTAAAAATAATGGCACTGTTATGCATGATGCTGATAACGGCTCAATATACCAATGCACAGTCGGATAAAAAAGTAGATTTGAGTAAAGCACTCAAAGTGGGTGATACCTTTGTACCACCAAATTCAATACATCAGATGCGCGGTAATGGAAAACCAATCGAATTACAGAAACTGAAGGATAAAGTGGTCATATTAGATTTCTTTGATACTTTTTGCGGTATTTGTATTCAGACGATGTCTAAATTGCAGAAACTGCAAGATAAGTTGAAAGACAAAGTACAGATTATTACTGTTGGTTGGCAGGATAGGGCAACTCTGGAAAAGTTCTTTGAACAGAATGAATTTCTAAAGGAGAATAGGGCCAATCTTCCTGTTATCTACTCGGACCTGTACTTGAAAGAACTATTCCCGCATCGTAGTGTACCTCATGTTGTGTGCCTTTATAAGGGAAAGGTACATGCGATAACAGGCAATAAGTTAATAACTGAGGAGCATATCTTGGGGCTATATAATAATGGGCAGATTGATTTACCACTCAAGGATGATTTTGGGAAAGGAAATTTGTCAGGACAAGCTAAGAATGAAATGCCTATAAAGGGAATGGTTACGCTATCGGGTTATCAGAATGGTGTGCCTTTTGAATCTTTCAGAAGAAAAATTGATAGCGTAAGCCGAATGCAAAAGACTTCTTTTTACAATGTCTCTGTCTACAGTGCTGTATTATCGACTTGGGCGAAAATACATAAAGCAAACTATATCCCAAGACCAGAGCGATTGGTGCTGAAGGTAAAAGATTCAAATCGTTATGTTGATACTGCAAATGTTGGCGATGTTTGGTATGCGCAAAATGCCATTTCTTATGAACGTTTGGATTCTATTACACGTACAGATTCGACTCAGGCTTGTATAGTCCTAAATGATTTGCATAGCTTTTTGGGAATCCGAACTTATAAAATGATGATGAATATCGAATGTCTCATACTAAAACCGAGTCCTCTGAAAATCTATTCAAGGAAGATATCTTTGAATGGAATGACATACCAAAGT
It includes:
- a CDS encoding RagB/SusD family nutrient uptake outer membrane protein — encoded protein: MAGIAYFFRAFAFQQLVEVFAPAYREVTAATEMGIPLRLNPGIDDPSVRASLHETYDQIIKDYQNAAHKLPLIEGIKGRPSRASAYAGLARTYLVMGQYENAFLYADSCLQLKSELMNFNDLDKDRDLPIDRFNVEVLFAAGSTTAVPMSLNVGLVDSMLYKSYLSDDLRKSIFFSKNTYPVDSYGFKGSYDNAMASLFVGFTTSEVYLIKAEAAARIGKIDAALVALNTLCESRFERGTYVIVKEQKPELLLPLILKERQKELVFRGRRWSDLKRLNLETRYQKKLKREMHGIVYQLEPNSRKYAYRLPEIVINNGKLSQNKR
- a CDS encoding RagB/SusD family nutrient uptake outer membrane protein; the protein is MKIYISIFSISTLLSFCCCTDFLEVKPDIKMVIPNSLADAELLLNDYSTMNTGYPVYGELSADEYYVALETFDGMLDFDQRNTYTWMDIIYDDVAQWQRPYKAVFNANQALEIINNNSADTKIDIKK
- a CDS encoding TlpA family protein disulfide reductase translates to MKYLKIMALLCMMLITAQYTNAQSDKKVDLSKALKVGDTFVPPNSIHQMRGNGKPIELQKLKDKVVILDFFDTFCGICIQTMSKLQKLQDKLKDKVQIITVGWQDRATLEKFFEQNEFLKENRANLPVIYSDLYLKELFPHRSVPHVVCLYKGKVHAITGNKLITEEHILGLYNNGQIDLPLKDDFGKGNLSGQAKNEMPIKGMVTLSGYQNGVPFESFRRKIDSVSRMQKTSFYNVSVYSAVLSTWAKIHKANYIPRPERLVLKVKDSNRYVDTANVGDVWYAQNAISYERLDSITRTDSTQACIVLNDLHSFLGIRTYKMMMNIECLILKPSPLKIYSRKISLNGMTYQSTAALSIMTDMSRQFPPVLDLVKSEEEIVIGNYNNLEEFNEQLAHYGIVAEIGIGEQEVLVIEEVER